GTACATTACATAGGGCGACAGCAGGGTAAAGGCGGTGTCAATGGCCGATGTGGTGGGAAAAAACCGGAGGATCAGGTAAATGATACCCGCAATGGCTAACCCGATACAAATGCCCATACCAGCTACAATAAAAAAGCTTTGGGTGGCCGTCCATGTGCTAAACTGGCCGGAGATCACCGCAAGCAACGCAAAGCGGTATACAATCAGGCTGGACGCGTCATTTACCAGGCTTTCACCTTCCAGCAGGTTCACCACGCTGCGCGGAACCTTTAGGCCTTTTAATACGGAGGTAGCCGCTACTGCATCCGGCGGGGAAATGATGCCACCCAGTACAAACCCTAATGCCAGCGTAAATCCTGGTATCAGCGCTGTGGAAAGGAACGCAATAATAGTGGAGGTGAAAAATACAAGCCCAAATCCCAGCATGGCAATACGACGCTTTAGCTTCCAGAACTCGGCCCAGGGCATCTGCATCGCCGCGGAAAATAATACCGGGGGAAGGAAGATCAAAAAAACAATGTCGGGATTGATCTTTATATCCGGTGTACCGGGGATCATACTGATGATCAGCCCTGCGATCACTAAAAATATCGGGTAAGAGATTTTTAGCTTATTGCCCAGCATGGTAAGCAGGGTAATCAGGAACAGCATGGTAAGGATCAATAAAAGCCGGCTTTCGATCATGCTTTAATATACGAAAATTCTTTTTTGAATATGGAAATTTGCGAATATGGAATTAAAATGCTGTTCCCGTCCGGTGGTCTGTATTCTGATGAAATACCGGGATTAGCAATGAGCAATGAGAAATCAGAAAGGAGAAGTGAGAACCTGTACCTTGAATAAAAGTCCATCAAACATAAAATGGATTTAACCCGCCGCGGCGGGCACGCATGGAACTTTAAGCTCTCAGAAGTGCATCAAGTATAAAAACGGATCTAACGTGAAACCTTAAACCGTTTCTTCCCGGTCTTCCGGCCGGATGATCATCCGGAAAGATTGGTCCTTGCTGAAATAAGCAATGATCCAGTTGGTTAGGGTCCGCAGTCGGTTCTTTAGCGTGAGTAAGGACATTACATGGATGAACAGCCAGATCAACCAGGCAAAAAAGCCACCAAAGCGCATTTTGGGTTTGGTAAGATCGGCAACGGCTTTATTACGCCCGATAATAGCCATGGACCCTTTATCTACATACGCAAAAGGTTTGAGGTTTTGCGGATGCAGCAGGTTCTTTGCGAGGTTGGCGCCTTGCTGAAGCGCCACCTGTGCTACCTGGGGATGCCCGTTTGGAAAAGCGGCATCTGTGGTTTGCAGGCAGGTATCGCCGATGGCATACACATCCTGCAGTCCCTCCACCTTGTTATATGCGTCTACTATTAAGCGCTTGCCACGTCCGTAGCATTCCGCTGGTATGCCTTCAAATGTTTTTGCCGCCACACCGGCCGCCCAGATCAGGTTCCTGGTTTCAATGGTGCTGCCATCGGATAAAAAAACCGTATCATTCACAAAATCCTTTACGGTGGTATTGAGTTTTATATGTACACCCAGGGCTTCCAGCGATTTTTTGGAATACTGCTGGGCATTTTTCGACATGGGTTTTAACACCGCATCCCCGCCGTCTACCAGGAAAATTTCTCCCAGGTTCCTTCCGATCAGATCGGGATAATCTTTCCGGATGATCGTAGCCCGCATTTCTGCAAACATACCGGAGATTTCCACGCCTGTAGGACCTGCACCTGCAACCACAAAGGTTACCAGTTTTCTTTTATAATCCACATCTGTAGTACGGGATGCTTCTTCCAGCCGGTTCAAAAGCGTATTCCGCATGGCGAGGGCATCGCTTAATGTTTTCATCGGAATCGCATGTTGCTGTACCTGCTCCATGCCGAAATAATTGGTAGTGGCGCCGGTGGCCAGTACTAAAAGATCATAGCTCAGGGTACCATTGGAGAGCACGAGTTGCCGTTCATCAGGGAGTACTTTCTTTAACTCACCCATCCGGAAACGGATGTTTTTTTTACCTCTTAAAAATTTCCGGAACGGATAACTGATGCTGGAGGGCTCGAGGAAGCCGGTAGCTACCTGGTAAAGCAACGGGGGAAAGAAATTATAATTGTTGCTGTCTACCAGGGTTACGTCAAAACCTGGTTGGTTGTTGAGTTTCTTGGCCAGGGTTACCCCTGCAAATCCGCCACCAACAATCACTACTTTTTTAGACGATTGATCCATAGGAATGTATTTTTAAAAGGCCCGTGAGGTTTTCTTCTTTCTTGGAAGGAGGAAACCTCACAGGTCTGTAGGTCTAATAATCCACCACTTGTTCCACAATAGCCTCCGGAATCTTACGCCATTCGTATTTCTGTGTGCGCAGCTGCGGTTCAAAACCGGCTTCGCGAATGGCTTCCTGTATGGATTTATAGGTGAACCGGTGCGGGGCTCCGGCAGCGCTTACCACGTTCTCCTCTATCATAATACTTCCGAAATCATTGGCACCGGCATGTAAACACAGCTGGGCTGTAGGTTTTCCAACCGTAAGCCAGGAGGCCTGAATATTTTTAATATTGGGCAGCATGATGCGGCTGAGGGCTACCATTTTTATGTATTCATCTGCCGTGGTGAGGTTGTGTACACCGCGTATCCGTGTGAGCAAGGTATCCACATCCTGGAAGGTCCAGGCAATAAAGGCCAGGAACCCGTTGGCGCCTTCCGGCTTGCGGCTCTGAACTTCCCGTATTTTTACCAGGTGTTCAAAACGTTCTTCGATAGTTTCCACATGGCCAAACATCATGGTGGCGGAAGTGGTAATATCCAGTTTGTGCGCTTCGTGCATGATATCCAGCCATTCCTGGGCGCCGCATTTTCCCTTGCTGATGAGGCGCCGTACCCGGTCGATGAGTATTTCGGCTCCGGCTCCGGGCAGCGAATCCAGCCCGGCCTCTTTCAGCGCCTGCAATACTTCCCGGTGTGTACTTTTTTCCAATTTGGTAATATGCGCTATTTCGGGTGGTCCGAGCGCGTGTAACCGGATGTCCGGAAACTCGGCCTTAATCTGGCGGAAGGTATCTACGTAAAACTGAAGCCCCAGTTCCGGGTGGTGCCCGCCCTGCAACAGCAACTGGTCGCCGCCGTACTTGATGGTTTCCTCAATTTTTTTCCGGTAAGTGGGCATATCGGTAATATAAGCATCCGGGTGCCCGGGAATACGGAAAAAATTACAAAACTTGCAGTTGGCAATACATACATTGGTCGTGTTTACATTGCGGTCGATCTGCCAGGTTACTTTTCCATGTGGCACCTGTTGCTTCCGCAGCTCATCTGCGATCAACATCAGGTCGGAAAGTGGCGCATGGTGATAAAGAAAAACGCCTTCCTCCACACTCAAAAATTCAAACGCCGCGGCTTTTTTATAAAGATCCTGTAATATCATAGACTGTTGAAATAAAATACAAAAGTACGATAGATGCCGGTAATTATGGTACTGAAGGGCGTTGTTTCCTTTATTAAGAGGTTTGTGTCACAAGGTCTCAACCGTTGCGCCATGCCTTCTCAACCATCCCTGCCTGCTCATCGATAGCCGCAGCCCGGTTTGGCAAAAGCCTTTTTCTAAAGTATCTTTGCAGTATAATAGCAGAAGTAGCGCCGGCTTCGAACTTTTAGGCCGGATAATTGTTATCGTTACTTCTAAATGACAGGTAAAATGGCGGAGCACACTAAAAATACAATACCCGGTAACATTTACGTAAGCGAAAGCGCCAAAAAGCGCATCCGCGAGATCCTGGCTGAAAAGCAGGCGGAAGATAACGGCTCGTATTTTTTGCGGGTGAGCGTGGTAAGCGGCGGCTGCTCCGGTTTGAGTTATAAACTGGATTTTGATACACAGCAGCAGCCGATGGACCAGGTATTTGAGGATAATGATGTAAAAGTGGTGACTGATATGAAAAGTTTGCTTTACCTTTTAGACACCACGCTTGAATTTTCCGATGGACTGAACGGCAAAGGGTTTTATTTCAATAATCCCAATGCATCCCGGACCTGCGCCTGCGGGGAAAGCTTTGCCGTTTAGATCAACTACCACATTAAAATACATATATAAATAATGACACAAGAACAGATCACGTACCTGGTTTTCGGGATTGTAATCGTATTGGCTTTGCTCTTTGACCTGGGATTGATGAGTAAGAAAAATAAGGTGGTTACAATCAAACAGGCGTTGTTCCAGACCATTTTCTGGGTAGGCCTGTCCATGTGTTTTTTTGCATTTGTTTGGTTTGAAGATGGCCGCACCTTGGCGCTGG
The sequence above is a segment of the Niabella agricola genome. Coding sequences within it:
- a CDS encoding NAD(P)/FAD-dependent oxidoreductase, with the translated sequence MDQSSKKVVIVGGGFAGVTLAKKLNNQPGFDVTLVDSNNYNFFPPLLYQVATGFLEPSSISYPFRKFLRGKKNIRFRMGELKKVLPDERQLVLSNGTLSYDLLVLATGATTNYFGMEQVQQHAIPMKTLSDALAMRNTLLNRLEEASRTTDVDYKRKLVTFVVAGAGPTGVEISGMFAEMRATIIRKDYPDLIGRNLGEIFLVDGGDAVLKPMSKNAQQYSKKSLEALGVHIKLNTTVKDFVNDTVFLSDGSTIETRNLIWAAGVAAKTFEGIPAECYGRGKRLIVDAYNKVEGLQDVYAIGDTCLQTTDAAFPNGHPQVAQVALQQGANLAKNLLHPQNLKPFAYVDKGSMAIIGRNKAVADLTKPKMRFGGFFAWLIWLFIHVMSLLTLKNRLRTLTNWIIAYFSKDQSFRMIIRPEDREETV
- the mqnC gene encoding cyclic dehypoxanthinyl futalosine synthase, with translation MILQDLYKKAAAFEFLSVEEGVFLYHHAPLSDLMLIADELRKQQVPHGKVTWQIDRNVNTTNVCIANCKFCNFFRIPGHPDAYITDMPTYRKKIEETIKYGGDQLLLQGGHHPELGLQFYVDTFRQIKAEFPDIRLHALGPPEIAHITKLEKSTHREVLQALKEAGLDSLPGAGAEILIDRVRRLISKGKCGAQEWLDIMHEAHKLDITTSATMMFGHVETIEERFEHLVKIREVQSRKPEGANGFLAFIAWTFQDVDTLLTRIRGVHNLTTADEYIKMVALSRIMLPNIKNIQASWLTVGKPTAQLCLHAGANDFGSIMIEENVVSAAGAPHRFTYKSIQEAIREAGFEPQLRTQKYEWRKIPEAIVEQVVDY
- a CDS encoding HesB/IscA family protein, producing the protein MAEHTKNTIPGNIYVSESAKKRIREILAEKQAEDNGSYFLRVSVVSGGCSGLSYKLDFDTQQQPMDQVFEDNDVKVVTDMKSLLYLLDTTLEFSDGLNGKGFYFNNPNASRTCACGESFAV